Proteins encoded in a region of the Puntigrus tetrazona isolate hp1 chromosome 12, ASM1883169v1, whole genome shotgun sequence genome:
- the LOC122355210 gene encoding LOW QUALITY PROTEIN: mitogen-activated protein kinase 7-like (The sequence of the model RefSeq protein was modified relative to this genomic sequence to represent the inferred CDS: inserted 1 base in 1 codon), protein MSSNERDETNDTQAAPAREASDGNSRNEKNTDKNHHRGVTEGPSQPNGDTAIVTDASTVADKNLALLKAHSLDVKFEVGEEYDIIETIGTGAYGVVSSARRRDNGQQVAIKKIPNAFEVVTNAKRTLRELKILKHFKHDNIIAIKDILQPVVPHSAFKSVYVVLDLMESDLHQIIHSRQPLTPEHTRYFLYQLLRGLKYIHSANVIHRDLKPSNLLVNENCELKIGDFGMARGLSATHSEESRSFMTEYVATRWYRAPELMLSLHHYSLAIDLWSVGCIFGEMLGRRQMFPGKNYVHQLQLILSVLGTPPESIVGSIGSDRVRSYVRSLPSKAAEPLAALYPQAEPSALDLLGAMLRFDPRGRISACQALEHPYLAKYHDADDEPVCVPAFNFEFDRQPMGKEQIKEAILAEIQDFHKKKQGVRKKIQFRPLHSSSAGVGVSGGTPLLPRSLTEAAQTRTNLNFKPTDTTQTNANSFQAPHHLTQILPHLAHVSCQDVDMPSANSDGQPETIDLTTPTDKDASFTEPVANCGKEELASSNQMLQSHTVSQTPPTSSLPQAIPSLSLTQSQAQSLSQNLTRSLGKGGKVTTGEGTKKEGAISEDTKAALKAALLKSALRQKARDGGSAALGIELFRGSAGGLSSSXCSSNSGPEQKKPVTAQERQREREEKRRKRQERAMERKRKLKEKEKKEGKQGESLGGVLLSDNDKKLLERWGRMMDNRGDKSQTFETNIAKNSEGTTAPIQPAKGSNVIKTRSDGGESMAPKQPNEVQAFKPPQILPQMGPCLAAGIFHPTPTHDAQPVSLGPAQNGDVGIVAIGGSGSVGVVTAPCAFPKNNILKPQFLTVGTMFTGLENWTGTTPHQPQKTHQPPPELNNPAHTGFAHMQTHPKPVPHAQSQSNAHIQLLDSFMTKPSGLNPSIGISDTSNGSQATDKLCVLEERQNGSHAQGPSKQPPGAAAQPCLGLTDTGQPANSIPDIHTVTQQLSKSQVEDILPPVFSVTPKGSGAGYGVGFDLDDLLTQSLTELQHSDLRESHNDLAPLSASLLSDWLEVHRMTPADMESLQQELQLGSPMILSDNSTLPDT, encoded by the exons atgtcATCCAATGAGAGGGACGAGACAAATGACACCCAAGCGGCGCCGGCCCGAGAAGCATCTGATGGCAATAGCAGGAATGAGAAAAACACTGACAAGAACCATCACAGAGGCGTCACAGAAGGTCCCTCTCAGCCTAATGGAGACACAGCTATTGTCACAGATGCCAGTACTGTCGCAGATAAGAACTTGGCTCTGCTTAAAGCCCACTCCCTGGATGTGAAGTTTGAAGTTGGGGAAGAATATGACATTATTGAGACCATTGGTACAGGTGCTTATGGTGTGGTCTCATCGGCCCGGAGACGTGACAACG GCCAGCAGGTGGCAATAAAGAAGATCCCTAATGCCTTTGAGGTTGTGACGAATGCCAAACGCACGCTGCGAGAGCTGAAGATTCTCAAGCACTTCAAACACGACAACATAATCGCCATTAAAGACATTCTCCAGCCTGTGGTCCCTCACTCGGCTTTCAAATCCGT GTACGTGGTTCTTGACCTCATGGAGAGCGACCTGCATCAGATTATCCACTCCCGCCAACCTCTGACCCCAGAACACACACGCTACTTCCTGTATCAGCTGCTAAGGGGCCTGAAATACATTCACTCGGCCAACGTCATTCACCGCGATCTCAAGCCGTCCAACCTGCTGGTGAACGAAAACTGCGAGCTGAAGATAGGCGACTTCGGCATGGCGCGCGGTTTAAGCGCGACCCACTCCGAAGAGTCGCGGTCGTTTATGACTGAATACGTAGCCACTCGTTGGTACCGCGCTCCTGAGCTCATGTTGTCTCTTCACCACTACAGCTTGGCCATCGACCTCTggtctgttggctgcatctttGGCGAGATGCTCGGCAGGAGGCAGATGTTTCCAGGGAAAAACTACGTACACCAGCTTCAGCTGATTCTTTCGGTTTTGGGAACGCCACCCGAGAGCATCGTCGGCTCGATAGGGTCGGACCGGGTGCGTTCTTACGTGCGGAGCCTGCCTTCAAAAGCAGCAGAGCCGCTTGCAGCGCTGTACCCGCAAGCTGAGCCCAGCGCATTGGACTTGTTGGGCGCAATGCTTCGATTTGACCCTCGCGGGCGCATCAGTGCATGTCAAGCCCTCGAACACCCTTACCTCGCCAAGTACCACGACGCAGACGACGAGCCAGTGTGCGTCCCTGCCTTTAATTTTGAGTTCGATCGGCAGCCAATGGGCAAAGAACAAATCAAAGAAGCTATACTGGCAGAAATCCAGGACTTCCATAAGAAGAAGCAGGGCGTCAGGAAGAAGATCCAGTTTAGGCCTCTCCATTCTAGTTCGGCGGGGGTCGGGGTGTCCGGCGGCACACCTCTGCTGCCTCGGAGCTTGACAGAAGCAGCACAGACTCGCACGAATCTCAATTTTAAACCAACAGACACTACGCAAACGAATGCAAACTCGTTTCAAGCTCCACATCACCTTACTCAGATTCTGCCACATTTGGCTCATGTAAGCTGCCAGGACGTGGACATGCCCAGCGCGAACTCCGACGGCCAGCCTGAGACCATCGATCTGACCACTCCCACAGACAAGGACGCGTCGTTTACCGAACCGGTGGCGAACTGCGGAAAGGAGGAGCTTGCCTCGTCCAATCAAATGCTTCAGTCCCACACAGTCTCTCAGACCCCGCCAACTTCAAGTCTTCCTCAGGCGATCCCTTCGCTCTCTCTCACGCAGTCACAGGCTCAGTCCCTCTCTCAAAATCTCACTCGTTCCTTGGGGAAAGGAGGGAAAGTGACGACCGGGGAAGGTACAAAAAAAGAGGGAGCAATTTCAGAAGACACAAAAGCAGCTCTCAAGGCTGCACTGCTTAAATCAGCACTAAGGCAGAAGGCTCGAG ATGGAGGCTCTGCAGCTCTTGGTATCGAATTATTCAGAGGATCTGCTGGAGGATTATCCTCAT TCTGCTCCTCCAACTCTGGACCAGAGCAGAAGAAGCCAGTCACGGCCCAGGAGAGGCAACGAGAAAGGGAAGAGAAGCGTAGGAAGAGACAGGAGCGTGCGATGGAGCGAAAGAGGAAgctgaaggagaaagagaaaaaggagggaaaacaaGGCGAATCTTTGGGTGGCGTGTTACTCAGTGACAACGACAAGAAGCTGTTGGAGCGCTGGGGACGAATGATGGACAACCGGGGTGATAAATCGCAGACCTTTGAAACAAATATTGCCAAGAACAGTGAGGGTACAACTGCCCCGATCCAGCCAGCAAAAGGAAGCAATGTCATAAAGACACGCTCAGACGGGGGAGAATCAATGGCGCCAAAACAACCCAACGAAGTGCAGGCTTTCAAACCGCCACAAATACTGCCTCAAATGGGACCGTGTTTGGCAGCTGGGATATTCCATCCAACTCCGACTCATGATGCACAGCCCGTCTCTTTAGGCCCAGCTCAGAACGGAGACGTTGGGATAGTTGCTATAGGAGGAAGTGGAAGCGTTGGTGTGGTAACCGCCCCATGTGCCTTTCccaaaaacaacatattaaaaCCTCAGTTTCTGACCGTTGGAACGATGTTCACCGGTCTTGAGAACTGGACAGGAACAACTCCGCACCAGCCCCAGAAAACCCACCAGCCTCCACCGGAACTAAATAACCCCGCTCACACTGGCTTTGCGCACATGCAGACGCATCCGAAGCCCGTCCCGCATGCGCAGTCACAGTCCAACGCTCACATCCAGCTGCTGGACTCCTTTATGACCAAACCGTCAGGTCTGAACCCCAGCATCGGCATCTCGGACACCAGCAATGGTTCTCAAGCCACGGACAAACTTTGCGTTTTAGAGGAGCGTCAAAATGGCTCTCATGCACAGGGCCCTTCAAAACAGCCTCCGGGAGCCGCAGCTCAACCCTGCCTCGGTCTCACTGACACGGGACAGCCGGCAAACAGCATCCCCGACATCCACACGGTCACACAGCAGCTCTCAAAGTCACAG GTTGAAGACATTTTGCCGCCGGTTTTCTCTGTGACTCCTAAAGGCAGCGGAGCGGGATACGG